The Candidatus Nanosynbacter sp. HMT-352 region GGGCGCGGCAATCTGGCGGATTTATTGAAGAATAGCTGATTCTACACATGCCAATCATGCTATAATTGAGGCATGGAATCCTTTATTCACTTGATAACCAGCTTCGGTGTATTCGCAATTTTATTAGTAGTTTTCGCAGAATCTGGCTTATTAATCGGCTTCGTCCTACCTGGCGACAGTCTGCTTTTCACTGCTGGATATATGGTTCAGCAGAATATCCTACACATTGATATCCACATTTTTGCACTTTTGGTTTTTGCAGCGGCAGTGCTGGGCGACAGTGTTGGCTATAGCTTTGGACACAAAGTGGGGCGTAAATTGTTTGAAAAAGAAAATTCCCGATTCTTCAAGAAAAAATATTTGGAGCAAACAGAAAAGTTTTACGACAAGCACGGCTCAGCGACAATCGTCCTGGCTCGATTTGTACCAATTGTCAGAACCTTCGCCCCAATCGTTGCCGGCGCCAGTAAAATGCACTATAAAACATTCTTAACTTTCAATCTTATCGGTGGATTTCTTTGGTCGTCAGCATTCGTTTATCTAGGCTTCTACGCCGGAGAATTCCTAACCAAAGCGGGCGTAAATATTGAAGTTGCAGCAATCCTCATTATTTTCCTGTCTGTCTCACCAATGGTTATTCATGCTTTGAAACAACCAAATACTCGCGCTTTGTTAAGAAAACAATTGTCGGTTCTCCTCTCGAAAACCAAGCGTAAAAAGTAGTCTTAAAGCATCTTTTTCAGATATTTGCCAGTGAACGAATTTGGCACTTTGGCGATATCTTCAGGCGTACCGCAAATCACAACGGTACCGCCACCAATTCCGCCTTCTGGACCCATATCAATTATCCAGTCGGCTGACTTTATGACATCCAAATTATGCTCAATGATAATCATGCTATTACCGCCCTCAACCAATTGCTGTAAAATCCCCAACAGTCGTTTTACGTCAGCAGAATGAAGTCCAGTGGTCGGCTCATCCAGAATGTACATAGTTTTTCCAGTGGAACGCTTGGAGAGCTCCGTTGCCAATTTAATTCGCTGCGCCTCACCGCCTGAAAAAGTAGTTGCTGGCTGACCAAGTTTAAAATAGCCAAGCCCAACCTCAACCAACGTCTGAAGTTTACGTGCAATATTCGGCACACTATCAAAAAACTCCGCCGCTTGATCAATTGTCATATCCA contains the following coding sequences:
- a CDS encoding DedA family protein; the protein is MESFIHLITSFGVFAILLVVFAESGLLIGFVLPGDSLLFTAGYMVQQNILHIDIHIFALLVFAAAVLGDSVGYSFGHKVGRKLFEKENSRFFKKKYLEQTEKFYDKHGSATIVLARFVPIVRTFAPIVAGASKMHYKTFLTFNLIGGFLWSSAFVYLGFYAGEFLTKAGVNIEVAAILIIFLSVSPMVIHALKQPNTRALLRKQLSVLLSKTKRKK